The following DNA comes from Novosphingobium sp. PP1Y.
GGAATATCGCTGAGGAGGGCGCACCCATGAGTAGAATTCGCGCCTTCACGATGCCCAAGTGGGGTATCGAGATGACCGAAGGAACCATCGCCGAGTGGATGGTGAAGGAAGGCGAGAGCTTCAAGCGCGGCCAGACGCTGTGCCTGATCGAAACCGCCAAGATCACCAACGAGGTCGATGCCGAATACGATGCCACCGTGCGGCGCATCGTCGTCGAGGGCGGCGGTGAGGCGGAGCCCGTCGGCGCGCTTCTGGCCGTTTTCGACGACGGCAGCAATTCCGATGCCGACATCGAGGCTTTCATCGCCGGTTTCAAGCCGGCCGAGGGCGGCGTGGCCGAAGGCGCGTCGAAGGCAAAGTCCGCTGCAAGCGCACCGGCCGCTGCCGCGTCGGCTCCGGCGGAACCGGAGAAGCAGCGGATCAAGATCGACACCAACCGGCCGATCAGCCCCGAGGCCTTGCGCCTTGCAGAGGAAGAAGGCGTCGACATAGCCGTGATCGAAGGATCGGGCCGGGGTGGACGCATCACCCACCAGGACGTCGTCAAGGCGTTGCGCGGGTCGGCGGTGCCCACGCTCAAGGGGCCGGTGGCGGTTCAGGAGGACAACCTCAAGGTCTTCGCCTCGCCGCTTGCGCGCCGCCTTGCCGCGCTCCATGGCATTTCGCTTTCCGGCGTGTCCGGCTCGGGTGCCCGCGGCCGCATCTCCAAGGCCGATGTGCTGGCGCTGGTGCCAAAGCCGACTGCCGGTGCCGGCGTGGGAACGCCCGAGTTCGTGGCCGGTGAGAACCGCCCCGAAGTTGTACCCTTCGATCGCATCCGCAAGGTGGTTGCCCAGCGACTCACCGCCGCGAAGCAGGATATCCCTCACTTCTACCTGCGCATGTCGGCCCGTG
Coding sequences within:
- a CDS encoding 2-oxo acid dehydrogenase subunit E2 yields the protein MSRIRAFTMPKWGIEMTEGTIAEWMVKEGESFKRGQTLCLIETAKITNEVDAEYDATVRRIVVEGGGEAEPVGALLAVFDDGSNSDADIEAFIAGFKPAEGGVAEGASKAKSAASAPAAAASAPAEPEKQRIKIDTNRPISPEALRLAEEEGVDIAVIEGSGRGGRITHQDVVKALRGSAVPTLKGPVAVQEDNLKVFASPLARRLAALHGISLSGVSGSGARGRISKADVLALVPKPTAGAGVGTPEFVAGENRPEVVPFDRIRKVVAQRLTAAKQDIPHFYLRMSARADRLIEMRKTANLVLGCKASVNDWIVKASAMALARHPDVNVQVHGTEIYRFPHADVSMAVASPKGLVTPVVRQANLMRIDQLAAETRRLIDKAQAGRLGIEDMEGGTFSVSNLGMFGIENFDAIINPPQGAILAVGAAKRQPVETEAGGVAFENRISFTLSVDHRAIDGAAGAQFLQTLKSLIEEPEGIFA